A window from Equus caballus isolate H_3958 breed thoroughbred chromosome 8, TB-T2T, whole genome shotgun sequence encodes these proteins:
- the TMEM191C gene encoding transmembrane protein 191C isoform X2, with amino-acid sequence MAETQELLLQLQKDNRDGRLRKQELEELVRGLEAESESLTGCLQELRERERSLKRRAQAARALRGEAHQAARERAERARGLLEAAEQHKLDLEQHNRQLQEQWEELSSQLFYYGGEQPNKQRAEQQFGAQVVALQKQLELVEAKFVRQAEGLRQGAQRTEEAWASFQEQSAVLQELQGKVMEAVAALDAWRGGPELGDSQPRRAQDCAGSLMEEVAKADCEQRLLGGAGAAGIRLWALGALKVLLLLPLGFLALQLLYLVLANPAAFRRGLPHLGPDAALRRLRYTLSPLLELRARELLPA; translated from the exons ATGGCCGAGACGCAGGAGCTGCTGTTGCAGCTGCAGAAGGACAACCGCGACGGACGCCTGCGgaagcaggagctggaggagctggtGCGCGGGCTGGAGGCCGAGAGCGAGAGCCTCACCGGGTGCCTGCAGGAGCTGCGCGAGCGCGAGCGCAG CCTGAAGCGGAGGGCCCAGGCGGCGCGGGCCCTGCGAGGGGAGGCACACCAGGCGGCGCGGGAGCGCGCGGAGCGGGCGCGTGGACTGCTGGAGGCTGCGGAGCAGCACAAGCTGGACCTG GAGCAGCACAACCGGCAGCTGCAGGAGCAGTGGGAGGAGCTGTCAAGTCAG CTCTTCTATTACGGAGGGGAACAACCGAATAAGCAGCGCGCAGAGCAGCAATTCGGGGCCCAAGTGGTGGCGTTGCAG AAACAGCTGGAGCTGGTGGAGGCCAAGTTCGTCCGGCAGGCGGAGGGCCTGCGGCAG GGTGCGCAGCGGACGGAGGAGGCCTGGGCGAGCTTCCAGGAGCAGAGCGCGGTCCTGCAG GAGCTGCAGGGGAAGGTGATGGAGGCGGTGGCTGCGCTGGACGCCTGGCGCGGCGGCCCGGAACT GGGCGACTCGCAGCCTCGCCGGGCGCAGGACTGCGCGGGCTCGCTCATGGAGGAGGTGGCCAAGGCCGACTGT GAGCAGCGGCTGTTGGGCGGCGCGGGCGCGGCGGGCATCAG GCTGTGGGCACTGGGCGCGCTgaaggtgctgctgctgctcccgctCGGCTTCCTGGCGCTGCAGCTCCTCTACCTGGTGCTGGCGAACCCCGCCGCCTTCCGCCGGGGGCTCCCGCACCTCGGCCCGGAcgccgcgctccgccgcctgcgcTACACGCTGTCCCCGCTGCTCGAGCTGCGCGCGCGCGAGCTGCTGCCCGCCTAG
- the TMEM191C gene encoding transmembrane protein 191C isoform X1, producing the protein MAETQELLLQLQKDNRDGRLRKQELEELVRGLEAESESLTGCLQELRERERSLKRRAQAARALRGEAHQAARERAERARGLLEAAEQHKLDLEQHNRQLQEQWEELSSQLFYYGGEQPNKQRAEQQFGAQVVALQKQLELVEAKFVRQAEGLRQGAQRTEEAWASFQEQSAVLQVPPPPLRPPSRFRQSCGAPAPPRPAPPQEVSSPGLRPRCPLQELQGKVMEAVAALDAWRGGPELGDSQPRRAQDCAGSLMEEVAKADCEQRLLGGAGAAGIRLWALGALKVLLLLPLGFLALQLLYLVLANPAAFRRGLPHLGPDAALRRLRYTLSPLLELRARELLPA; encoded by the exons ATGGCCGAGACGCAGGAGCTGCTGTTGCAGCTGCAGAAGGACAACCGCGACGGACGCCTGCGgaagcaggagctggaggagctggtGCGCGGGCTGGAGGCCGAGAGCGAGAGCCTCACCGGGTGCCTGCAGGAGCTGCGCGAGCGCGAGCGCAG CCTGAAGCGGAGGGCCCAGGCGGCGCGGGCCCTGCGAGGGGAGGCACACCAGGCGGCGCGGGAGCGCGCGGAGCGGGCGCGTGGACTGCTGGAGGCTGCGGAGCAGCACAAGCTGGACCTG GAGCAGCACAACCGGCAGCTGCAGGAGCAGTGGGAGGAGCTGTCAAGTCAG CTCTTCTATTACGGAGGGGAACAACCGAATAAGCAGCGCGCAGAGCAGCAATTCGGGGCCCAAGTGGTGGCGTTGCAG AAACAGCTGGAGCTGGTGGAGGCCAAGTTCGTCCGGCAGGCGGAGGGCCTGCGGCAG GGTGCGCAGCGGACGGAGGAGGCCTGGGCGAGCTTCCAGGAGCAGAGCGCGGTCCTGCAGGTGCCGCCCCCTCCACTGCGACCTCCTTCCCGCTTCCGCCAGAGCTgcggcgcccccgccccgccccgccccgccccgccccaggaGGTCTCCTCCCCGGGTCTGAGGCCTCGCTGCCCCCTCCAGGAGCTGCAGGGGAAGGTGATGGAGGCGGTGGCTGCGCTGGACGCCTGGCGCGGCGGCCCGGAACT GGGCGACTCGCAGCCTCGCCGGGCGCAGGACTGCGCGGGCTCGCTCATGGAGGAGGTGGCCAAGGCCGACTGT GAGCAGCGGCTGTTGGGCGGCGCGGGCGCGGCGGGCATCAG GCTGTGGGCACTGGGCGCGCTgaaggtgctgctgctgctcccgctCGGCTTCCTGGCGCTGCAGCTCCTCTACCTGGTGCTGGCGAACCCCGCCGCCTTCCGCCGGGGGCTCCCGCACCTCGGCCCGGAcgccgcgctccgccgcctgcgcTACACGCTGTCCCCGCTGCTCGAGCTGCGCGCGCGCGAGCTGCTGCCCGCCTAG
- the TMEM191C gene encoding transmembrane protein 191C isoform X6: MAETQELLLQLQKDNRDGRLRKQELEELVRGLEAESESLTGCLQELRERERSLKRRAQAARALRGEAHQAARERAERARGLLEAAEQHKLDLEQHNRQLQEQWEELSSQLFYYGGEQPNKQRAEQQFGAQVVALQKQLELVEAKFVRQAEGLRQGAQRTEEAWASFQEQSAVLQVPPPPLRPPSRFRQSCGAPAPPRPAPPQEVSSPGLRPRCPLQELQGKVMEAVAALDAWRGGPELSSGCWAARARRASERYLSRQCTAHWIFAKGTPL; encoded by the exons ATGGCCGAGACGCAGGAGCTGCTGTTGCAGCTGCAGAAGGACAACCGCGACGGACGCCTGCGgaagcaggagctggaggagctggtGCGCGGGCTGGAGGCCGAGAGCGAGAGCCTCACCGGGTGCCTGCAGGAGCTGCGCGAGCGCGAGCGCAG CCTGAAGCGGAGGGCCCAGGCGGCGCGGGCCCTGCGAGGGGAGGCACACCAGGCGGCGCGGGAGCGCGCGGAGCGGGCGCGTGGACTGCTGGAGGCTGCGGAGCAGCACAAGCTGGACCTG GAGCAGCACAACCGGCAGCTGCAGGAGCAGTGGGAGGAGCTGTCAAGTCAG CTCTTCTATTACGGAGGGGAACAACCGAATAAGCAGCGCGCAGAGCAGCAATTCGGGGCCCAAGTGGTGGCGTTGCAG AAACAGCTGGAGCTGGTGGAGGCCAAGTTCGTCCGGCAGGCGGAGGGCCTGCGGCAG GGTGCGCAGCGGACGGAGGAGGCCTGGGCGAGCTTCCAGGAGCAGAGCGCGGTCCTGCAGGTGCCGCCCCCTCCACTGCGACCTCCTTCCCGCTTCCGCCAGAGCTgcggcgcccccgccccgccccgccccgccccgccccaggaGGTCTCCTCCCCGGGTCTGAGGCCTCGCTGCCCCCTCCAGGAGCTGCAGGGGAAGGTGATGGAGGCGGTGGCTGCGCTGGACGCCTGGCGCGGCGGCCCGGAACT GAGCAGCGGCTGTTGGGCGGCGCGGGCGCGGCGGGCATCAG AAAGGTACCTGAGTCGTCAGTGTACAGCTCACTGGATTTTTGCAAAGGGAACACCTCTGTag
- the TMEM191C gene encoding transmembrane protein 191C isoform X3, with the protein MAETQELLLQLQKDNRDGRLRKQELEELVRGLEAESESLTGCLQELRERERSLKRRAQAARALRGEAHQAARERAERARGLLEAAEQHKLDLEQHNRQLQEQWEELSSQGAQRTEEAWASFQEQSAVLQVPPPPLRPPSRFRQSCGAPAPPRPAPPQEVSSPGLRPRCPLQELQGKVMEAVAALDAWRGGPELGDSQPRRAQDCAGSLMEEVAKADCEQRLLGGAGAAGIRLWALGALKVLLLLPLGFLALQLLYLVLANPAAFRRGLPHLGPDAALRRLRYTLSPLLELRARELLPA; encoded by the exons ATGGCCGAGACGCAGGAGCTGCTGTTGCAGCTGCAGAAGGACAACCGCGACGGACGCCTGCGgaagcaggagctggaggagctggtGCGCGGGCTGGAGGCCGAGAGCGAGAGCCTCACCGGGTGCCTGCAGGAGCTGCGCGAGCGCGAGCGCAG CCTGAAGCGGAGGGCCCAGGCGGCGCGGGCCCTGCGAGGGGAGGCACACCAGGCGGCGCGGGAGCGCGCGGAGCGGGCGCGTGGACTGCTGGAGGCTGCGGAGCAGCACAAGCTGGACCTG GAGCAGCACAACCGGCAGCTGCAGGAGCAGTGGGAGGAGCTGTCAAGTCAG GGTGCGCAGCGGACGGAGGAGGCCTGGGCGAGCTTCCAGGAGCAGAGCGCGGTCCTGCAGGTGCCGCCCCCTCCACTGCGACCTCCTTCCCGCTTCCGCCAGAGCTgcggcgcccccgccccgccccgccccgccccgccccaggaGGTCTCCTCCCCGGGTCTGAGGCCTCGCTGCCCCCTCCAGGAGCTGCAGGGGAAGGTGATGGAGGCGGTGGCTGCGCTGGACGCCTGGCGCGGCGGCCCGGAACT GGGCGACTCGCAGCCTCGCCGGGCGCAGGACTGCGCGGGCTCGCTCATGGAGGAGGTGGCCAAGGCCGACTGT GAGCAGCGGCTGTTGGGCGGCGCGGGCGCGGCGGGCATCAG GCTGTGGGCACTGGGCGCGCTgaaggtgctgctgctgctcccgctCGGCTTCCTGGCGCTGCAGCTCCTCTACCTGGTGCTGGCGAACCCCGCCGCCTTCCGCCGGGGGCTCCCGCACCTCGGCCCGGAcgccgcgctccgccgcctgcgcTACACGCTGTCCCCGCTGCTCGAGCTGCGCGCGCGCGAGCTGCTGCCCGCCTAG
- the TMEM191C gene encoding transmembrane protein 191C isoform X5 produces MAETQELLLQLQKDNRDGRLRKQELEELVRGLEAESESLTGCLQELRERERSLKRRAQAARALRGEAHQAARERAERARGLLEAAEQHKLDLEQHNRQLQEQWEELSSQLFYYGGEQPNKQRAEQQFGAQVVALQKQLELVEAKFVRQAEGLRQELQGKVMEAVAALDAWRGGPELGDSQPRRAQDCAGSLMEEVAKADCEQRLLGGAGAAGIRLWALGALKVLLLLPLGFLALQLLYLVLANPAAFRRGLPHLGPDAALRRLRYTLSPLLELRARELLPA; encoded by the exons ATGGCCGAGACGCAGGAGCTGCTGTTGCAGCTGCAGAAGGACAACCGCGACGGACGCCTGCGgaagcaggagctggaggagctggtGCGCGGGCTGGAGGCCGAGAGCGAGAGCCTCACCGGGTGCCTGCAGGAGCTGCGCGAGCGCGAGCGCAG CCTGAAGCGGAGGGCCCAGGCGGCGCGGGCCCTGCGAGGGGAGGCACACCAGGCGGCGCGGGAGCGCGCGGAGCGGGCGCGTGGACTGCTGGAGGCTGCGGAGCAGCACAAGCTGGACCTG GAGCAGCACAACCGGCAGCTGCAGGAGCAGTGGGAGGAGCTGTCAAGTCAG CTCTTCTATTACGGAGGGGAACAACCGAATAAGCAGCGCGCAGAGCAGCAATTCGGGGCCCAAGTGGTGGCGTTGCAG AAACAGCTGGAGCTGGTGGAGGCCAAGTTCGTCCGGCAGGCGGAGGGCCTGCGGCAG GAGCTGCAGGGGAAGGTGATGGAGGCGGTGGCTGCGCTGGACGCCTGGCGCGGCGGCCCGGAACT GGGCGACTCGCAGCCTCGCCGGGCGCAGGACTGCGCGGGCTCGCTCATGGAGGAGGTGGCCAAGGCCGACTGT GAGCAGCGGCTGTTGGGCGGCGCGGGCGCGGCGGGCATCAG GCTGTGGGCACTGGGCGCGCTgaaggtgctgctgctgctcccgctCGGCTTCCTGGCGCTGCAGCTCCTCTACCTGGTGCTGGCGAACCCCGCCGCCTTCCGCCGGGGGCTCCCGCACCTCGGCCCGGAcgccgcgctccgccgcctgcgcTACACGCTGTCCCCGCTGCTCGAGCTGCGCGCGCGCGAGCTGCTGCCCGCCTAG
- the TMEM191C gene encoding transmembrane protein 191C isoform X8: MAETQELLLQLQKDNRDGRLRKQELEELVRGLEAESESLTGCLQELRERERSLKRRAQAARALRGEAHQAARERAERARGLLEAAEQHKLDLEQHNRQLQEQWEELSSQELQGKVMEAVAALDAWRGGPELGDSQPRRAQDCAGSLMEEVAKADCEQRLLGGAGAAGIRLWALGALKVLLLLPLGFLALQLLYLVLANPAAFRRGLPHLGPDAALRRLRYTLSPLLELRARELLPA; the protein is encoded by the exons ATGGCCGAGACGCAGGAGCTGCTGTTGCAGCTGCAGAAGGACAACCGCGACGGACGCCTGCGgaagcaggagctggaggagctggtGCGCGGGCTGGAGGCCGAGAGCGAGAGCCTCACCGGGTGCCTGCAGGAGCTGCGCGAGCGCGAGCGCAG CCTGAAGCGGAGGGCCCAGGCGGCGCGGGCCCTGCGAGGGGAGGCACACCAGGCGGCGCGGGAGCGCGCGGAGCGGGCGCGTGGACTGCTGGAGGCTGCGGAGCAGCACAAGCTGGACCTG GAGCAGCACAACCGGCAGCTGCAGGAGCAGTGGGAGGAGCTGTCAAGTCAG GAGCTGCAGGGGAAGGTGATGGAGGCGGTGGCTGCGCTGGACGCCTGGCGCGGCGGCCCGGAACT GGGCGACTCGCAGCCTCGCCGGGCGCAGGACTGCGCGGGCTCGCTCATGGAGGAGGTGGCCAAGGCCGACTGT GAGCAGCGGCTGTTGGGCGGCGCGGGCGCGGCGGGCATCAG GCTGTGGGCACTGGGCGCGCTgaaggtgctgctgctgctcccgctCGGCTTCCTGGCGCTGCAGCTCCTCTACCTGGTGCTGGCGAACCCCGCCGCCTTCCGCCGGGGGCTCCCGCACCTCGGCCCGGAcgccgcgctccgccgcctgcgcTACACGCTGTCCCCGCTGCTCGAGCTGCGCGCGCGCGAGCTGCTGCCCGCCTAG
- the TMEM191C gene encoding transmembrane protein 191C isoform X7 has protein sequence MAETQELLLQLQKDNRDGRLRKQELEELVRGLEAESESLTGCLQELRERERSLKRRAQAARALRGEAHQAARERAERARGLLEAAEQHKLDLEQHNRQLQEQWEELSSQGAQRTEEAWASFQEQSAVLQELQGKVMEAVAALDAWRGGPELGDSQPRRAQDCAGSLMEEVAKADCEQRLLGGAGAAGIRLWALGALKVLLLLPLGFLALQLLYLVLANPAAFRRGLPHLGPDAALRRLRYTLSPLLELRARELLPA, from the exons ATGGCCGAGACGCAGGAGCTGCTGTTGCAGCTGCAGAAGGACAACCGCGACGGACGCCTGCGgaagcaggagctggaggagctggtGCGCGGGCTGGAGGCCGAGAGCGAGAGCCTCACCGGGTGCCTGCAGGAGCTGCGCGAGCGCGAGCGCAG CCTGAAGCGGAGGGCCCAGGCGGCGCGGGCCCTGCGAGGGGAGGCACACCAGGCGGCGCGGGAGCGCGCGGAGCGGGCGCGTGGACTGCTGGAGGCTGCGGAGCAGCACAAGCTGGACCTG GAGCAGCACAACCGGCAGCTGCAGGAGCAGTGGGAGGAGCTGTCAAGTCAG GGTGCGCAGCGGACGGAGGAGGCCTGGGCGAGCTTCCAGGAGCAGAGCGCGGTCCTGCAG GAGCTGCAGGGGAAGGTGATGGAGGCGGTGGCTGCGCTGGACGCCTGGCGCGGCGGCCCGGAACT GGGCGACTCGCAGCCTCGCCGGGCGCAGGACTGCGCGGGCTCGCTCATGGAGGAGGTGGCCAAGGCCGACTGT GAGCAGCGGCTGTTGGGCGGCGCGGGCGCGGCGGGCATCAG GCTGTGGGCACTGGGCGCGCTgaaggtgctgctgctgctcccgctCGGCTTCCTGGCGCTGCAGCTCCTCTACCTGGTGCTGGCGAACCCCGCCGCCTTCCGCCGGGGGCTCCCGCACCTCGGCCCGGAcgccgcgctccgccgcctgcgcTACACGCTGTCCCCGCTGCTCGAGCTGCGCGCGCGCGAGCTGCTGCCCGCCTAG
- the TMEM191C gene encoding transmembrane protein 191C isoform X4, translated as MAETQELLLQLQKDNRDGRLRKQELEELVRGLEAESESLTGCLQELRERERSLKRRAQAARALRGEAHQAARERAERARGLLEAAEQHKLDLEQHNRQLQEQWEELSSQLFYYGGEQPNKQRAEQQFGAQVVALQKQLELVEAKFVRQAEGLRQGAQRTEEAWASFQEQSAVLQVPPPPLRPPSRFRQSCGAPAPPRPAPPQEVSSPGLRPRCPLQELQGKVMEAVAALDAWRGGPELGDSQPRRAQDCAGSLMEEVAKADCEQRLLGGAGAAGIRKVPESSVYSSLDFCKGNTSVE; from the exons ATGGCCGAGACGCAGGAGCTGCTGTTGCAGCTGCAGAAGGACAACCGCGACGGACGCCTGCGgaagcaggagctggaggagctggtGCGCGGGCTGGAGGCCGAGAGCGAGAGCCTCACCGGGTGCCTGCAGGAGCTGCGCGAGCGCGAGCGCAG CCTGAAGCGGAGGGCCCAGGCGGCGCGGGCCCTGCGAGGGGAGGCACACCAGGCGGCGCGGGAGCGCGCGGAGCGGGCGCGTGGACTGCTGGAGGCTGCGGAGCAGCACAAGCTGGACCTG GAGCAGCACAACCGGCAGCTGCAGGAGCAGTGGGAGGAGCTGTCAAGTCAG CTCTTCTATTACGGAGGGGAACAACCGAATAAGCAGCGCGCAGAGCAGCAATTCGGGGCCCAAGTGGTGGCGTTGCAG AAACAGCTGGAGCTGGTGGAGGCCAAGTTCGTCCGGCAGGCGGAGGGCCTGCGGCAG GGTGCGCAGCGGACGGAGGAGGCCTGGGCGAGCTTCCAGGAGCAGAGCGCGGTCCTGCAGGTGCCGCCCCCTCCACTGCGACCTCCTTCCCGCTTCCGCCAGAGCTgcggcgcccccgccccgccccgccccgccccgccccaggaGGTCTCCTCCCCGGGTCTGAGGCCTCGCTGCCCCCTCCAGGAGCTGCAGGGGAAGGTGATGGAGGCGGTGGCTGCGCTGGACGCCTGGCGCGGCGGCCCGGAACT GGGCGACTCGCAGCCTCGCCGGGCGCAGGACTGCGCGGGCTCGCTCATGGAGGAGGTGGCCAAGGCCGACTGT GAGCAGCGGCTGTTGGGCGGCGCGGGCGCGGCGGGCATCAG AAAGGTACCTGAGTCGTCAGTGTACAGCTCACTGGATTTTTGCAAAGGGAACACCTCTGTagaataa